From Candidatus Eremiobacteraceae bacterium, a single genomic window includes:
- a CDS encoding dihydroorotase, whose translation MSLMLKAENRDFVGARVVDPVLGLDAIRTIVVRNGVVTALLDRAPSAADPHTERVDCAGMVLCPGFIDPHVHVREPGETHKETLKTALAAAAAGGFSAVAAMPNTRPAMDDAAKVTRLIGDAAAMRSVRCYPIGAVTRGREGEALAALRSMAAAGAVAFSDDGNATKSLKTLYHAAKLIADLPQPMLSHCEDPSFADALMHEGEVSDLLGVPGSPALAEAAIAARDLLVAQATGKAWHLCHVSTRMTLDVFRWARSAGVRVTAEVTPHHLQCTHELLLNFNAAMRVNPPLRTAADVAALRKAVLDGTVTIFASDHAPHATAEKEPPLSHACVGFSGLETAVAATFDALPDAPLKTMVGNFSSNVAALLNVRGGTLAVGAPADITGLYLDRPWTVEPSNFRSLGKVTPFAGRTFKVRPALTVVGGAIVYRLADEPRAGASEARQPARTTPELAAKERRT comes from the coding sequence ATGAGCCTCATGCTTAAGGCCGAAAACCGCGACTTCGTGGGCGCGCGTGTCGTCGATCCGGTGCTCGGTCTCGACGCGATACGCACCATCGTCGTGCGCAACGGCGTCGTCACCGCACTGCTCGACCGCGCGCCCTCAGCCGCCGATCCGCACACCGAGCGCGTCGATTGCGCGGGCATGGTGCTCTGCCCCGGCTTCATCGATCCGCATGTCCACGTGCGCGAGCCCGGCGAGACCCATAAGGAAACGCTCAAGACCGCGCTTGCGGCCGCTGCCGCCGGCGGCTTCAGCGCGGTTGCGGCGATGCCGAACACGCGCCCGGCGATGGACGACGCGGCTAAAGTGACCCGCCTCATCGGCGACGCGGCCGCCATGCGCAGCGTGCGCTGCTATCCCATCGGGGCGGTCACAAGAGGAAGAGAAGGAGAAGCGCTCGCAGCGCTGCGCTCGATGGCGGCTGCAGGCGCGGTCGCGTTCTCAGACGACGGCAACGCCACCAAGTCCCTCAAGACCCTCTACCACGCCGCCAAGCTCATCGCCGACCTGCCGCAACCGATGTTGTCGCACTGCGAAGACCCGAGCTTCGCCGATGCGCTCATGCACGAGGGCGAGGTGAGCGACCTCTTAGGCGTGCCCGGCTCGCCGGCGCTCGCCGAAGCGGCGATCGCCGCACGCGATCTGCTCGTCGCACAGGCGACGGGCAAAGCGTGGCATCTGTGCCACGTCAGCACTCGAATGACGCTGGACGTTTTCCGCTGGGCGCGCAGCGCCGGCGTGCGTGTGACCGCCGAAGTCACGCCGCACCACCTGCAATGCACGCACGAGCTGCTGCTCAATTTCAACGCGGCGATGCGCGTCAATCCGCCGCTGCGCACCGCCGCCGACGTCGCCGCGCTGCGCAAGGCCGTGCTCGACGGCACGGTCACCATCTTCGCCAGCGATCACGCCCCGCACGCGACGGCGGAGAAAGAGCCGCCGCTCTCCCACGCCTGCGTCGGCTTCTCGGGGCTCGAGACCGCCGTGGCCGCTACGTTCGACGCACTGCCCGACGCGCCGCTCAAGACGATGGTGGGGAATTTCTCCAGCAATGTCGCCGCACTGCTCAACGTCCGCGGCGGCACGTTAGCGGTCGGCGCGCCGGCCGACATCACCGGTCTGTATCTCGACAGGCCGTGGACGGTGGAACCAAGCAACTTCCGCTCGCTGGGCAAAGTCACGCCGTTCGCCGGGCGCACGTTCAAGGTGCGGCCCGCGCTCACCGTGGTCGGCGGCGCGATCGTCTATCGGCTCGCCGATGAGCCGCGCGCCGGCGCGAGCGAAGCGCGCCAGCCGGCGCGCACTACGCCCGAACTGGCCGCCAAGGAACGGCGCACGTGA